A single Danio aesculapii chromosome 19, fDanAes4.1, whole genome shotgun sequence DNA region contains:
- the LOC130246490 gene encoding uncharacterized protein LOC130246490, which translates to MSLACLSLSAGEASMEALELELEAVESQIRSLETKREGIRALLLTRTRSSEVSVRYNDNLPVSSTPCASLSRPSAPRTRFAQASFTPTPGYHGPWVQPRKVLTRSRGRTSPPPVFEIPTENRFAPLRETGRDVAIIGDSIVRHVRSTSSKGNKVRTFCFPGARVKNISAQIPTILSAAESLGAVVLHVGTNDTGLRQTEILKKDFRSLIETVRRTSPATHIIVSGPLPTYRRGNERFSRLFALNEWLLTWCEEQKLLFANNWNLFWERPRLFRADGLHPSRAGAELLSDNISRTLRSI; encoded by the coding sequence atgtcgcttgcgtgtctgtccttgagtgcaggagaggcatcgatggaggcgctggagctggagctggaagcggtggagtcccagattcgctcgctggagacgaagcgagagggcatcagggctctgctcttaacccgtactcgctcgtctgaggtaagtgttcgatacaacgacaatctcccagtttcatcaaccccgtgtgcttctctgtccaggcccagcgcaccgaggacgcggttcgcccaggcgtcgttcacgccgacacccggctaccacggcccctgggtgcagccgcgtaaggtgcttacccggtcccggggcagaacgtctcctcctccggtgttcgagatccccacggagaaccgcttcgcccctctccgcgagacgggtcgcgatgttgccatcattggcgactcaatcgtgcgccacgtccgctccacttcctccaaaggtaacaaagtacgcactttctgcttccctggtgcccgagttaagaatatttctgcacagatacctactatcctgagcgctgccgagagcctcggtgccgtcgtcctccacgtggggacaaacgacaccgggctccggcagacggagatcctgaagaaggacttcaggagcctgatcgagacggttcgacgcacctcgcccgccacgcatatcatcgtttctggaccgcttcctacctaccgccgaggaaatgaaaggttcagtagactttttgctctgaatgaatggctattaacatggtgtgaagaacagaaattgctctttgccaataactggaatcttttctgggagcgtcctaggcttttccgcgctgacgggctgcaccccagtcgagctggagctgaactcctgtcggacaacatctccagaacacttcgctctatctga